A segment of the Brienomyrus brachyistius isolate T26 chromosome 13, BBRACH_0.4, whole genome shotgun sequence genome:
catttttacttttttgattgcatgcgccccgtgacccagtagggtaagaggtttggaaaatggatggatgggttgaaAAATGGATCCCACAATGTcagaaaaacaggtttttattacattgtgagggacatttggtccccgcaaagtaatataaacctaatccacacacacacacacactcacacacgggtGCATGTGTTGCCGTTCAGGCTCTCCCTGTTCACAGCCTTTCCCTTTTTCCACCAGTTTGTGTTTAAAGTGTATTATGGCCAAAAGGATGAAGGTTAAAATCAGGAAAAGCCGAACTAAATTTCTCCAGGGCTGCTGCAAGTTCCTCCTGACAATAATCCCTTACCTTTATTTATATCATGAAGCTTTCTCTCGCACAGTTCTCACATGAAGGCTGTGTGAGTGAGAGTCCGAGAGGAGGGACAGGCGGGACCCctttaagggccttactcatgGGCCTGACAGTGATGTCACTGCGCTGGGCCCAGGAAGTGATCATGGAAGCAGAGTCCTAAAGTGCAGAGCTGCaggtataaataaaaaagcAGGCTGAAATTTATATGTATATGACGAAAGTGACCCCTTAAAAAATCACACACATATCACTCTACGATTTCAATTTATGTCCACGTGACAAAATGAAGTCAACatggtttttgcattttttttttttgtattcaaaCCTTCTAAGTCAGTATTCGGTCCAAGCGCCTTCAACAACAGTTCCAGCATCACACCCTTCTGGGCTACTGTCTGTCAATTTCTCACACCAGCCTGGAACAACTTCTTGCCCTTTATGGTTGCCAGATGCAGTATTGTGCAATAGTTTAAGGCAGTCAAAAaaacaaacgatgtttaaacGATCACGTCTGTTGAAGTGTGTCGGCttggccatttcaaaacctctgctaaagtcACCCAGTATGTCCAGCATCCATCCAGTGCACccatgtaattgttgcattgaccACTATCACACCATGCTTGACTAATCAGTACCTCAtcaaattaatttattaatcaAATTAGCTGATGGTAAAATTTTACAAATTCATGGGACGGCTGAGGTGGCCCTGAGGAGACGTTTGGGATCCAAAGGCACGTTCTTCCAGCCAGACATCAGCGACTGTtcgagaaaagaagaaattctggtTAGTTTTTATACAGTTATGCTTAATTTGAATACGCTAAATTAGGATTTTCTAAGCAATCATGCACTTTCTACCCAGAtatacagctttaaacatttcctttgactgcctccGACTTTTACACAGTGCTGTGTCTTCAGGCTTTTTCAGGTTGCTTGGCCACAGCATGCGGACCGACAAGCCTCAGCACAGAGTCTGCTGGATGCAGATCAGGACGCCGATTGGGCGACGCTCTGTCCTGGGTGCTGGGTCTGTGCTGGGTCTGTGCTGGGTCTGTGCTGGGTCTGTGCCAGACATGCCACTTTGCGTGCAGTCAAAAAGCTTCAATTATTCTTTCTGCCATTAGCATCTGCCCTTCTGCGATTCCCCTGTCAGGCCACTCATGTGTATTTTTCTACACCTTTGCTGCAGGTTTTCTTAAGCAATGGCTTCCTTCTTGCAACTCTGCCTACAGGATGCTGTTACTCCATGTTACGGAAATGACAGAAGCACGTTCTCAACTTCTGTCTAAGCTGCTGTCTAAGCACCTCCTGGTGGCGTCTCTTACAAATGGAAAAACAGTTTAATCTAGGTTGTAAGATCCTTCCTCTATTTTTCATTGGAGCAGACTGTGCTCACATGGATGTTCACTGCCTGTGGTTTTTTTGTACAGTTCCCCTTAATCTATTCCTTGTGAGAACCTGATATCTGTCTCACTTTGAAAGCTTCTTGATATTCATAATGTCTTCAGAATTCAGTACCCGACTGAGAAAACTCACAGCTACAagtgtttttatttgaaatctGGGATAATTTTTCGTGCACGCTGGCATAGGCCATTAAAGTAACTGCTTGGCTCATTAATGCACCTAACTTAGGGCTGCCACACTAGTTTCTAAAGAAGAGATTTCTCCTCACTTTATATCCAAAGAAAGGAGGGAACTTAAAACAGTTCACTTTATCCTAGTCATAGGTCAGTATCAAAGACATACCTATCAAGttatggatttgaaaataagggaaattttccggcaccctcCGTGAgaaatcccacccccccaaacaagCTCCAGTATCTCTTACATTTTAAGGCAGGTGTACAAGAAATGTAGAATAAAAAAACCTGTCATAAAAAAACctgtcattttcattttattttcattacacATTTTCTTTTACTTTCTCATGTTCACCCATGTGGCTCTCTGGCATTCACTAATGACTCGGTGGATTTTCCATGCTGTGACATCGTTCCTTTCCCCGTGGGAGACGCTAAAATCGCAGTTACAGATCTTACAGAACACGTGACTGAGccccatcctgcacctctttACGAAAGTCAACTCACTGTCCCATTTTTCGATATATTTAAACaacttatttgttttttttgtcaggAATGACTTCTCCTtcttcacatccatccatccctctccTTTGTTGTTCCGGATTTTTTCCCGCTGTTGGCACTAACCTCGCGATAACTGCTGCCCAGGCTACTGTAGGTGGCAGTTCTTGCGAGGCTACTGACAGagttcagtttggagaggcagaggaattcatttttctttttatgataTTATAATACAGGAGATTtatgggaaaatactaatatgggaggacggcgggaaagagggGACAATAGCAAGTAGAAGAAGGTGTAAGGGAACAGCAGCGGTGGGAAAGTCCACTTAAAGCGGAAAGTATGCGTAATAGTCAACATCAAGAATAGTCAAGCCTAATTGTGATTCTCCCTGGTGTTCACCCACGGCTCTCCTTACTGTTAAGATATTATGGTCAAAGTCTGAAATTGGCATCTGAACATTAATTGACAGGAAACAAAAGCAAATTGAAGTTTACAGGCCGAGCAGAGTGAGCTTGGGCAGCCAAACGTCAGCCGCCACCTCGCAGGAACCTTAGCACCCACGCAGCAGAGTGTTTGGTCTGAGATGAAGACCTCATCATTTACTAAatactttcttttcttttttcttaagtgcataacacagaatacctccCTCCATCCATGTACCATTAGCACTTCTGGGGTCCCGGATCAGGGAGAGCCCcagagcccatcccaggaagcacagggcacaaggcaggggacgttCTGGATGGGGGGGACACTACAGGCCATAACAAGGAAGGTAGTTAGTCAGGAAGGTAGTCAAAAACTGAATAAGGGATGGTATTGGGTGCGGACTGATTACCGGGAAGTTTGGGAATTTTCCCAGTGGGCTGGTCTGTATAACATAGCAAATATGATCGTGTACTGTACAAAGCTAGAGCTTGGCCTGTAAACATGCATTTTAGCAAGTATGAGTGCGTTTTGAGAGGTATTAGCATCCTACCCAGGGGACCCCTGCCTGACCTGCCTGGGACAGGGACACTGTAGTGGCTAACTGGCAGGAAGACAGATGACTGGATACAATTATTAAATagtattaaaaattaaaagcgttgtttttcttttttaattaaatttaaggTCTGACATATGTGCACACATAGTTGTATGGTTCTGAGGATATATTTTgggggaatgtgtgtgtgtggggggttacagagagcagaggaaggAAAAATGCAAAGTCGCATTAATCAAAGTGAACATTTTGCTGTTTTACGCTGTTTGTTGAAGTTTGCTGCACGCATCATTTCCCTGGCAAAAGCCCGGCGTTAACCACTTTTTCACCACTTCAAAGGCCAGAATCAAAGGCCTGACCGTAATACCGGCAAAGTGGAAGTGCAGAGCGGAGCGATGGCACAGGATTAAAGTCAGGCCGGCCGTTAGGTGACATTTTCCGGGGGCTCATTAAATGCGAATCTCTTACAGTGAGCTGGGCCGCAGTGACGCTCTTCGTCATCTGCTCGGtgttagacagacagacactggaTGTGTGCAGACTGGGATCCTGTCTGAGATTATTCCTGTCTTCTGTCCTCCTGTATGGCAGACGGGCAGATATCTGTGTAATAGGAGTCACGAGGAACACAAAATAAGGCAGTGACTTTAGTTTGTTTCGACGTTGCTCTCAATAACATGCCAGAATTCTGTAGGCAGGTTCACAGCCGTGGTCAGAAAACTATtccaaacatgcaaatgtatccatccatcactgGCACAGTGAGTATGGAGTCTGTTCTAGGAAACGCAGGGCACAAGGAATTAAAATATTCCAAAATGTTAAAGGGATAAAAATAAACAGTAAGTATATAAAATACCAGTGACGAAGTCTGAAAGCCCACAGCCCATTAACAGAGcgtgtgtgtttacatgtggtACCCTGGCTAATGCATATGAGCCTGATTTAGCCATAGATACGCATGAGTGAGACACACCTGGGAGTATTTTTAACCGAGACTCCTGGCTTCACGGAGATGTGGTTCTAGTGTTGACTGGCAGCCATTCTTGAGGCATAATTACAGTTTGAACTTCAGCACCACTAAGTAAACCACTATTTTAAGAGCTGGTTTGATACCAGTGCTGCCTACAGTCTGCTTCACCCATGGTATGATGGCAGACAGGTGGGGGGTGCAGACCCCCTGATATTTATATAGGTGTAATATTTTCATAGAATAATTTGACATCATTTGGGTGgtcctgggggcggcatggtggtgcagtggttagcactgttgcctcatacctctgggagctgggttcgagtctcggcCTGggcacatgtgtgcggagtttgcatgttctccccatgtcgtcgtggggtttcctctgggtactccggtttccccccacagtccaaagacatgctgaggctaattggacttgctaaattgcccataggtgtgcatgtgtgagtgactggtgtgtgagtgtgccctgcaatgggtcctgggttgttccctgcctcgtgcccattgcttccgggataggctccggaccccccacgacccagtaggataagcggtttggaaaatggatggatctttTAATGGCAGTTCTGCTTTGACCAGATTTTTTGTATGCTTGTTCTACtagaaaatataatttttttgcaaAGTGGCAGCGGTGGCAATTCCAGgtctagaaagtaaaaatccagaccatgatttactttcaaccaaccagttgagcataaagagttacagtcaatgagtactcagctggtgggttgaaagtaaatcatatTATATTgaagaattaaaaaatataacagGCATTGAACTCTTAATTTTGCTTGGCTGATAATGGGACATCTTAAGACATATTAAGGTGGTTTATTTTGGGCATTAATtaatttgatttttaaaaatgtattcacCTCAATTCCACATCCAACCAAATAATGATCCACGCTTCCAAAAATACACTTGTTTTAATTTTGAAAAAGTTTTTAAAGTTAATCATCTGTATTATGAATAAAGTTGTATTGTATTTGGTCCTCCAGAGTAAATTACGCCATAAGTAAAgaaatggcttttttttttttccttacatCAGATGTGTGTCAGCAGTATTTCACCGTcggaatacatccatccatccatcatttccGTACCACGTATGAGGTCCCGGATCAGGGAGAgcccggagcccatcccaggaagcatGGGGACAAGGCAGAGGATGTCCTGGATGGGGGGACAATACCGGCCATACAAGCAGTATTATAACAATGATTATAGTTAACAGACTTTTGGTGGTATTTCAAAAATGAGGTGGTACCCCATATTTTAGAATAAAGTGAATAAAATGGTTACATCTATcgcttataataataataataatccatccatcgatccattttccaaaccgcttatcctactgggtcgcggggggtccggagccttaataataataataataataataataataataataattataataataataataataataatgtaagtCAGTTGTGTTTTGTTATACGAATATAAAGTCTGCAACTGTAACGTGATGAGTTTTTGAATGAGATACTGCTCAGTTTTTCCCACGAGAGAAGTGCGACCTGATTGGCAGGTTCTGGAAGAGTTATTAATATACATGAGAAAGTGCTACCTGATTGGTTGGTGAACGTGCACCCATCGCCATGTGCTACGCGGTTTTTTGTTGTCAAAAGGTTGGCTGATCCTATCAGGTAGTACTtcttcatgaatattaatgaccgCCCAGTGAAACGCAAATTCGCTACCGGCGCAGAGTGATCGCAGTCTGTACAGGAAGTGTCTGTCTATCTGGTTCGCCCAGGACAAACTTCCCCACTACAACCTGTGCTTATCATCTTATTACTCATCACTTATTTATTCCAACTTTTAATATATATGTTTAATTTCAACGCATAAGACTGCCAGGAGAGTGACGTTTTATATCAGAAGCCAGGTCATTGGAATACTAATAAGAGTTCTTGGGAATGTGACAGCACTGTTTTAAAACTTAATAAGGTCTGCTGAACATGTATCCCGAACAGATCAGGAGCCTGCGGTGAAATGCAAGACATGGCAAGCAAATAAATACCGTCATCTTCATACAGTTTTTATTAGACGTAAGTTGCAGACAGACGGAGCGAATCGGTCGGTTTATGAAAAGGCAGGTTTTCTCTCTGTCTAATAAACGTGTGAAGGGGTTAAAGGGCTTCTTAATGACGGATAGCCGGCAGCGCAGGTCGCCCTGCACAGTTCATTACCCCGATGATCATGAGATAACCACGTCACACCTGTAAAAATAGATACCCAAATTTGTGCAGCACAAAACTTTGTTTTCGCCCCTGTAACTACAATGGAGTCCTATATCAAGTTCACAAACCAAACCCAGGGAAGGGATCGCATTTTCAGGTGAGTTTGATGCCGTCACACAACTATCACGATCAgtgtttcagctgttgttgtttTTATCTTTTTATTGTCTTATCGTCAAGTTTCTGAAGCGTGTGACAACATTCCTGCTAGACACTCATTCTTACAATGAAATTTTTGTGACCTATCGATGCCATAATGTAGTTTGAGTGGGGTTCTGTTTAAAAAGTTACTACCCAGTTACATAAAAACTTGTTGCGAGGTTTTCCCATTGCAAAACGTACACGCTCTTCCTAGAAATGCTCTTTGGATCTGTTTTGGAGTTGTCTTGTTTGTGCATGTTTCTGGAGAAATTGTAATTAGACGTGCCTCTTTCCAGGGCAGCGCAGTACGCATGCGCATGCGTTAAGTACTTGATACGAAATAATGCTGCAAAGAAAGAATTAGCAGAAAAACTGCGAAATCTGGAGTCCAGCTTGAGCGCCGGGAGGAAGCGTAAGTATGTTTACGTAGGCAGCGGTGTCGGAAGGGCATGGACACTGTGGCACATTCAGGGAGCCAGCACTTTTGTGGGCCGTTGAATACGCCAGAATATAAATTATACCCTCAGAAAGATTATACTGTGATAGATCCACCCATCTCTACTCAGCAAATTCTACCCTATTCAGAATTATTTAAGATTAAAAGTGATAGCCCCAACTGGGTTATGCTTCTGTACATAGGATATAGGCAAAAGGTAACGTAGTGTAGATGACCTAGGCGTGTATGGCCGTTGGAACTTGAATAGATCTACATGACCGAGCTTTCCTAAGGTGATGGATGAAGTCCAGTAGTGTAGGTGTGGTGAGGGTGCTACAGCACCCCCTCTGGTTGTTGCTGGTAATGCAGTGCCAGTACTGTGGCAGCATGCGCGTGCCTACGGTTTAAAACTAAAATAGCTAATCTGTTTCCCTGCTTGTTGTGTTGTTACTTATTGATAGCTAAGGATGATACAAATTAACTTAAGTAAAGTTTATTGCTCGTTCTTACTTTCCACAGCCAAAGGTTTGGCTCAGCCTGTGAGACATTGTTTAAGCCAGTCAGAAACTGAGAGTGAGGGCAGTCTTCTGTTTTTGATGCCTAGCTATTTGTTCTCATTTGTAATGAGAGGCTTTAAAAGCATGCTGAGTGAAAACTCTTTTAAATGAAGTAAAATGAATGTTCTGAGTACGGTAGCATATGCAGCCAGTTGCAACAAGTATTATGTACCCTCATGGTAATCAGTGAACCGGCCAGCCTGAAGCTGTCCGTAAGTTTCCAAAAGCTGTTCATTTCTTGGTGTCCGGCGTATGGTAGGAATGATGTTGGCGGACAACCAAGCAAGGGTGTAAAATGAGACGTACAGTGGAGACGCATTTCAGTGCTAGTTACACTTAAAATAATCAGCAACTTTTGTAAATTGTTCCAGTCTCTACCACTGTTTGTTTTTTGGCAGGTACAGAaatcatattatcatattatagGCAGAAATATGACTTGCCAGCACATTTGCCAAGGTATGTCAGGACAAGGCAGCCAAAATGCTATTGTGTAACACGTTTAAAACTCATCCAGGCAGAAATAGCAGATTAAAGGAGGCAGTTGGGAAAGAAGGATGTTTAAACATGCTGAACAATTTCTGCATGTCTAGAAAAGAGGAACAAATGGATATTAAGCTTTATTTGGGGAATTGCCTTGAAAGTGCTTTGATTGGCCGGCAGTCCGCTCTCTTAAGGACAGCGTCCCGTGTGTCTGAGTAGCCGCGTCCACGTCTGGGTTCTCCATGCGCGCTGTCATTCGcgtttcccagcatgcctctCTTCCCCTTCAGTGTTCAGGCTGGGGAACACCGTGAGCTCGGTGGACGCGGCGGCCCATGCACTGCAGCTGACGGACCCGGTGCTGCAGCTGTGCCTGACCGGCGCCCACCTCAGCCGTGCCCTCTACTTTGTGTGTGACAACGTGCTGTGGGCCCGGGCCGTGGGCTTGGCTCTTGGGCTCGACAAGGAGCGGTGGGGCCTTCGCGCCTCCTACTGCTACCTCCTGAGCCTGCTGCTCAGCCTGCTGCGGGACGCCTACGTCTTGGCCCGGCTGGCCGCCTACTATGCCCGGGGGCAGCAGCGCTGCCGCcaggcccccccacctcccagcaGCACCGATAACGGCTCGGCCTGCTGCCAACCCCCAGGGTCCGTGCTTCCGTCCAACCTGATGGAGGTGCTGTGGGCCAGCCCAGCGGTGGCCCTGGACGTggtgaaaaacatgtgtgacctCTTCATCCCACTGGACCGGCTGGGCGTGTACCGGAGCAGCGCCGGTGTGGTGGGCCTGTGTGGCCTGCTGTCCTCCCTCATAGGAATATTAACGCTGCTGGAGCCCCGTCTGAAGCTGAAGCCTTGATGGTGCAGCGCACCCGTCACCAAGACCTCCAGAGGTCAGCTCTGCTCCGATCGTACCTCCTCACGGCAGCGTGTTCATCCGGCGGCTCTATTACTGGTGCAAGAGCTCGATTTTCTTATTCACGAGGGATTACTTTTCAGTGTGTGTCTAGGACTAACGTCAATAAATCTGACAAAAGTCAGATAATCAAACTGATCTGGCAGTGGTACTTTTGTTAGAAACTTGAAGAAAATGAGCTGCTGTGTTTCGGCGCCTCAGTTAATGACCAGATGGGGAAACCAGCATAGGGAGCAATAAAACTTATTATTCCTTTGACAAAATACTGTGTGGCTAAAATGGTGAAAATCCCCTATTTAGCGTACAGGGAGATATTCAGTGATGTGATAAAGATGAAGCACTTTTTCATGAAAATGAGCAGTAGCAcagattcacaggcagattacGATATTAAACAGGTAAGGAAATAAATCTTGAATCTTTTACAGAGGAAGCCAGGCTAAAGCATGCGGTTGGCCTTGTGGATTAACTTACTGTACCGGCAGGTACATTGTGCTTCAAACACAAAACTACTGTATGGAAAATGACTAACTGTGGCTACTTTGTTGGGAGCATTTGATTTATGCAAGCCTCCTAACGCACATATCTACACATTTTGGGGTGTCCTGTTTTCACTGGCTCACTGGTAATTGTGACTGGTCCTGAACTGCCTATGGTTCATATACAGCCAAACGTGTCTGTCTCCATTGCACCAGTCTGCAGTCGTATCACTTTTCTCACTTGATTTGTTGGGAGATTGacagatttattattatttttttttttaagataatTTGTCTCAAAAAATTAAAAGTTTGCTATTCTGCAAAGACAGATGCTCATTCAACTGTTTGCATGTTACGGTGACTACTTTGCAGTTTCAGAAAGGTAAAGAACGGTCTACGTGGCTCCGAGCCTGAGCAGCGACTTTGTAAAGAACGTGTGACGTACATGTTTAATGACCTGGAATCCTGCTGTGATTAGTCAGTATTTTCATGTAAATGCTAACCTTATTTTTTTGAAGATGGATGTGTATGTATCATGATCTAGATTATTTAAATAAGACAATTTAAATAACTTTAATAAAATTTCTAAATTGATTCATCTTTCATCTGGAAATGTTTTGTACATCTagataaatgcccccccccccttcaaaaaTCAAAATTTAGCTGCACATAGTTGCAGTTCAGATTTTGGATATTTAATGAAAACTACTACCTGCCGACCATCATTAAACCCCACTAACACAGGTATGCATTGTGTTTACGTATTTTTGGATACTGAATTCTGAACTTGCTGAACACTTTCTCAATCACGTAACATTTTTCATGATACGTATTTTTTAGCTGTCAGTTACAGTCCCCAGGTCACAAATAAGTTCTGTTCTCTACGTCTGTCAAATTTGTAGGTACGtcgaaaatcacagaaaaaaagatacagAACACAATAAATATGCGGTAATAAGTGACCGCATACGGTACTTTTCCTGAACCTTTAGCCAACAAACTGCTGAAGCTATGCGACGGTCTCACAAGTGTCACAAAGTAGTGTGTGCGTCATTGAATTTAAACCCAAATTTTCATAAGAGGCTTTATGGCAAACTGTCAGGTCTGACCTTAATCTGACTGTATAAaggcttttttatttattgttttcacACTATTTAAATTTCAgtatttgaattgaattgatttttttctaacATATTATTATAAGAGAATATGCTTCAGCTTGGTGCCAAAAGCAGTCAGGCCAAGCCTGGTGGATCAGAAGTCCTGACATCACCACTTCACATTGAGCTTGTTTTAAGAAGCAGTTTGTCAAATCTCTATTAGAAAACGGAGCCTGTTTAATCTTTTTGTGTTGGAAGCTCCCAGTTTTTTCTCAGGTTAAACTCAAAGCATTTTTGTTGGATCTGGTATTAGAAAACTAATCTCTGATGCAAAATCTGATGGCGCACAGATAGACCTGGGAAGGGCTTAGGCACAGCTGAAATAAGTTATTTCTACATTTTTAGGTAACAATAAAGATCCGAATTATAAAGAAATtgtgaaaatgtattatttaacttaaaggaattgGGTTGCGATGAGTCTCAAAGTTGACTTTCTGGATTCGCATTTGTAATTTTCCCCTGAATACCTTGGAGTGGTGAGTGAAGAGCAGAGTGAAAGACTTCATCAGGACTTGGAGAGGAGGCACCAGGGAGGCTGGGATGCCGGTACAAACCAAGTTGTGGGGCAAAGAAAAACTAAAGCATCAAAAACTAGAGAAGTTATGTCAATCAATGATTATGTAAAGTAATTTTCTttacatatgtttaaaaatatttgATTGACAATATTTTCCATGCTAAATTTATTTAGAACAATAGTTACATTAAGAAGTTGTGTAATTTGTTGAATTTTAATTCAATTTCTTTTAAATCTTATACTTACGTGTTTCCATTATGGCACATTTGATGTTTGTGATGTTCgtgattaaattttgcaaacctGTGTAATATTTTGACTGTCCCATGTAATAAATACTCTGAGAACCAGGCTTATCTGCTTGGTTGCCAGAGTGACTCCTTCTTTTAAACATACTGACAATCCTTATGGATTCAATGGAATCTTACCGGAGCCCCAGGTACAGCCTGATTAGctacgttaaaaaaaagcttGATTATTCCAAGTTAGCAAGCTAAAAGTATATAGACTCATACCTCCTTCACACTGAGACACCAGTACAGTGGACGTACCTCAAAAAAGGTAGAGCAGTTAGGAGTCTGAAGGCAAGCAGCCCGGCTTCTGAGCCTCAATGACAATGCGCGTCCCCTTCCAGGCTCAGCTGAAAGAACCTGTAGAGCAGGGCTTTCAGATTCTGTCTGTAGGGAGAGGAGTGTCAGTCACacagcactgtcacctctgggGAAATGGCGTTTTAGTGCGGCGCTTCTCAGTCCGATCCTCGGGGATCCGCAGACGGTCCATGTCTTTTATTACTCCCAGGTCCCGTCAGGGAAAGAGTAAAAACGTGGACGGTCTGggtgtccccaaggaccaggttgagaaacgcTGCTGTAGAGAATTCCAACGGCCATACCTGTCAAGCTGTGCATTTGGTGAATTGGACTCCGTTTCTTAGGAAAAGAAATCTTTGTTTTTCATCTCTCTCCAAATTGAACAAATGCTGAGTGCTAACAAATGTAAAGCTTTCATCCATTTCAAATGTATCCTTTGTAGGATTGTGGGGAGCCCAGAGTACTTCCCAGCACGCACTGGCCACGAGGCAGAGGGCTTCCCAGACGTGATAAGAGTCCATCAAAgagcacagactcacacacagaaTCGTATTCTACCAGCAAAGCAAAGAAACCAATAAATCCAaatacatgtttttggactgcaagaGGAAAGTTGCACACTTATGTTCTACGAAAATACCGAACTCAAAAATAACACAAGCATCAGAGTGCAAGTTGGGCATGACGCCCAAGTGATGTGATGGGTGAGGCCTCAGATCCCTGGTGGGTGGGATTATCATGCTCTGGCCAATCAACATGCAGTTTTCTGGTGGCTTACGTTAATTTCCATTGAGTTAAAATAGACAGTGGCCATCAACATGCTAATAATCTCACCACCATTGCATAGTAAGCATCAGTGCTCCCATTACAATCTAGCTGTCGGAGATCGGGGGCCTGCAACAGGAAGCTGGATTTCGTCTTTAGTCAGAAActcgtcagatttaaggtaccccagtttaaatgact
Coding sequences within it:
- the pex11a gene encoding peroxisomal membrane protein 11A; translated protein: MESYIKFTNQTQGRDRIFRAAQYACACVKYLIRNNAAKKELAEKLRNLESSLSAGRKLFRLGNTVSSVDAAAHALQLTDPVLQLCLTGAHLSRALYFVCDNVLWARAVGLALGLDKERWGLRASYCYLLSLLLSLLRDAYVLARLAAYYARGQQRCRQAPPPPSSTDNGSACCQPPGSVLPSNLMEVLWASPAVALDVVKNMCDLFIPLDRLGVYRSSAGVVGLCGLLSSLIGILTLLEPRLKLKP